The following proteins come from a genomic window of Trifolium pratense cultivar HEN17-A07 linkage group LG4, ARS_RC_1.1, whole genome shotgun sequence:
- the LOC123922496 gene encoding protein GRAVITROPIC IN THE LIGHT 1-like produces the protein MVYKFAKVCKLKSIGVFTSENPNLQHLHRPIFNESLLSGNSNEEIKCNVEKVHPQSHKIEVKTKEESCGDLVILNNIFDAVLDLKFAYLELQKAHIPYDPKKIVAADDIVVAEIEKLCKFKSEYKEKQSKKAIINVELSDLLMNEIVAKEDFLGKLKSRKSAKDSKILRLRHLLNDLEIGNENLNEKLRQIRLEHRKKESVLTVAKFQDVFKAASKSIHDFAKPLISLMKASGWDLDMATKSIESDAVYSKKCDKKYAFEAYIARRMFHSIALTSYDVSDVMKFDDPFDALMENPYSDFAKFCQTKYLLVVPPEMEESFFGNLDYHKFVMSGKHPRTEFYQLFVKMAKWIWVLLRSAVTIDPNATMFSVSKGSMFSNLYMESVEKENEFAILSDEEQATYKVQFMIMPGFKIGSIIVKSQVYASQHRSSSMVATLTGNSAYRTT, from the coding sequence ATGGTTTACAAATTTGCCAAAGTTTGTAAATTGAAATCTATTGGGGTTTTCACTTCTGAAAACCCCAATCTTCAACATTTGCATAGACCCATTTTCAATGAGTCTCTTCTGAGTGGAAATAGCAATGAGGAAATCAAATGCAATGTCGAAAAAGTTCATCCTCAGAGTCACAAGATTGAAGTGAAAACCAAAGAGGAATCTTGTGGTGATTTGGTGATCttgaataatatatttgatgcTGTTTTGGATTTGAAATTTGCATATCTTGAGCTACAAAAAGCTCACATTCCGTATGATCCGAAGAAGATTGTTGCTgctgatgatattgttgttgcTGAGATTGAGAAGCTTTGCAAGTTCAAGAGTGAGTATAAGGAGAAACAATCTAAGAAGGCGATTATCAATGTTGAACTATCTGATCTTTTGATGAATGAAATTGTGGCGAAGGAGGACTTTTTAGGGAAGCTTAAGTCTCGAAAAAGTGCGAAAGATTCTAAGATTCTTCGGTTGCGACACTTGCTTAATGATTTGGAAATAGGGAATGAAAATCTGAATGAGAAACTCAGACAGATTAGGTTAGAGCATAGGAAAAAAGAAAGTGTTTTGACTGTTGCTAAGTTTCAAGATGTTTTTAAGGCTGCTTCGAAATCTATCCATGATTTTGCAAAACCGTTGATTAGCTTGATGAAAGCTTCAGGTTGGGATCTTGATATGGCAACAAAGTCGATTGAAAGCGATGCTGTTTATTCGAAAAAATGTGACAAGAAATATGCTTTCGAGGCCTACATTGCACGAAGAATGTTTCACAGTATTGCATTAACTTCCTATGACGTGAGTGATGTTATGAAGTTCGATGATCCGTTTGACGCACTAATGGAGAATCCATATTCAGATTTTGCGAAATTTTGTCAAACGAAGTATCTTCTGGTTGTTCCACCCGAAATGGAAGAGTCGTTCTTTGGCAATTTGGATTACCACAAATTCGTAATGAGCGGCAAGCACCCGAGAACAGAATTCTATCAACTATTTGTGAAAATGGCGAAATGGATTTGGGTTTTATTAAGATCAGCTGTCACAATCGATCCTAATGCAACAATGTTTTCTGTGAGCAAAGGAAGCATGTTCTCAAACTTGTACATGGAATCTGTTGAGAAAGAAAACGAGTTCGCAATTCTTTCGGATGAAGAACAAGCTACTTATAAAGTTCAGTTTATGATCATGCCAGGGTTTAAAATTGGATCGATCATTGTTAAGTCTCAAGTTTATGCTTCTCAACATCGTTCAAGCTCAATGGTGGCCACTTTAACTGGTAATTCGGCTTATAGAACCACATAA
- the LOC123882156 gene encoding transcription repressor OFP17-like has protein sequence MKVKALSIFKSKFLKPCKKLIFFFKLKPKKLVFKRALRKSKSQKPSSPLKPMSSFLSVFCSPKKSKDYVTLPSLKSPSNVHETPIFPSPLTPARVRTNKKEASKSEASSEEVEDACRSFENYLAEMIVEEGKPKDLMDVEELLYCWKNLKCPVFIGLVSRFYGELCKDLFSPDNEEYDKLKK, from the coding sequence ATGAAAGTGAAAGCATTGAGTATCTTTAAATCCAAGTTTCTCAAACCATGCAAAAAACTAATCTTTTTCttcaaactcaaacccaagaaACTTGTATTTAAACGAGCTCTCAGAAAATCTAAATCCCAGAAACCCTCTTCCCCATTGAAACCAATGTCTTCTTTCTTATCTGTGTTTTGTTCTCCGAAGAAATCCAAAGACTATGTCACATTGCCAAGCCTCAAGAGTCCCTCCAACGTGCATGAAACTCCAATCTTTCCATCACCACTTACGCCAGCTCGTGTAAGGACAAACAAAAAGGAAGCTTCGAAAAGTGAAGCTTCAAGCGAAGAAGTGGAAGATGCATGCAGGAGTTTCGAGAACTATTTGGCGGAAATGATCGTGGAAGAAGGGAAGCCTAAGGATTTGATGGATGTTGAAGAACTTCTATATTGTTGGAAGAATCTTAAGTGTCCTGTCTTCATTGGTTTAGTTTCTAGATTTTATGGTGAGCTTTGCAAGGACCTGTTTTCTCCAGATAATGAGGAATATGACAAGCTTAAGAAGTAA
- the LOC123921142 gene encoding probable serine/threonine-protein kinase WNK4, producing the protein MFCKRENMEDFKEENCYVETDPTGRYGRFGDVLGKGAMKTVYKAIDEVLGIEVAWNQVRLNEVLNTPDDLQRLYSEVHLLSTLKHRSIMRFYTSWIDIDNKNFNFITEMFTSGSLREYRKKYKRVSLQAIKSWARQILQGLVFLHGHDPPVIHRDLKCDNIFVNGHLGQVKIGDLGLAAILQGSQSAHSVIGTPEFMAPEMYEEEYNELADVYSFGMCVLEMLTSDYPYSECTNPAQIYKKVTSGRLPMSFFRIEDTEARRFIGKCLEPAAKRPSAKDLLLEPFLLADDSSSDKKLAIQKPFLNDSEMEKFQLRDEFSKTQMKVIGKLNPEDDTIFLKVQISDKNCSVRNVYFPFDILTDTPIDVAMEMVKELEISDWDPYDIANMINREISALVPHRWKSDCSDSFHTFNYQDDDVDENRLHFRSFSSSSSLQELIPDLVSKNEEISHGYYLLHDDLHDDNSSRCSSQGTYSNWNYYSMDDYEHNAASIRKDPKLPLIKNHNKGTRFCPGEELNNCNQYRVSGGSQNPSPSKGKMMMENRKLTRNRSLIDTRSQLLHKSLVDELNKRRQFKTVGSVENIGFQSPYDDSTK; encoded by the exons atgttttgtaaaagaGAAAATATGGAGGATTTCAAGGAAGAGAATTGTTATGTGGAAACTGACCCAACTGGTCGCTATGGCAGG TTTGGAGATGTTCTTGGGAAAGGAGCAATGAAAACGGTATACAAAGCAATTGATGAGGTTCTTGGAATAGAGGTAGCATGGAACCAAGTTAGACTCAATGAAGTACTTAATACACCCGATGATTTGCAGCGCCTTTACTCGGAGGTTCATCTCCTAAGTACCCTCAAACACCGATCAATCATGCGATTCTACACATCTTGGATTGATATTGATAACAAGAACTTCAACTTTATTACAGAAATGTTCACATCAGGATCACTTAGAGA ATACCGGAAGAAATATAAACGAGTAAGCTTACAAGCAATAAAGAGTTGGGCGCGCCAAATCTTACAAGGCCTAGTTTTTCTTCATGGCCATGATCCACCTGTAATTCATAGAGACCTAAAATGTGATAACATATTTGTCAATGGCCATCTTGGACAAGTGAAAATTGGTGATCTTGGATTAGCTGCAATTCTTCAAGGTTCTCAATCAGCTCATAGTGTTATAG GTACACCGGAATTCATGGCACCGGAAATGTACGAAGAAGAATACAATGAACTTGCTGATGTGTACTCATTCGGCATGTGTGTATTAGAAATGCTCACATCTGATTATCCATATAGTGAATGTACTAATCCAGCACAGATTTATAAGAAAGTGACATCG GGAAGGCTACCAATGTCATTCTTCCGCATTGAAGATACTGAAGCGCGGAGGTTCATTGGAAAATGTTTAGAGCCTGCAGCAAAGAGACCGTCTGCAAAAGATTTGTTGCTTGAGCCCTTTCTTTTAGCCGATGATTCGTCGTCAGACAAGAAGTTAGCAATTCAGAAGCCATTTTTGAATGACAGTGAGATggaaaaatttcaattaagagATGAATTTTCTAAGACTCAAATGAAAGTAATTGGAAAGTTGAATCCTGAAGATGATACTATCTTTCTCAAAGTGCAAATTTCTGATAAAAATT GTTCGGTTAGGAATGTATATTTTCCCTTCGATATTCTAACCGACACGCCAATTGATGTTGCTATGGAGATGGTAAAAGAATTGGAGATTTCTGATTGGGATCCTTATGATATTGCAAATATGATTAATAGAGAGATATCTGCTTTGGTACCACATAGATGGAAAAGTGATTGTTCAGATTCCTTCCATACATTCAATTATCAAGATGATGATGTCGATGAAAATCGTCTGCATTTCCGCTCGTTCTCTTCTAGTTCATCTTTACAAGAATTGATACCGGATTTAGTCAGTAAAAACGAGGAAATATCACACGGATATTATTTGCTCCATG ATGATTTACATGATGATAACAGTTCAAGATGCTCTTCACAAGGGACATATTCAAATTGGAACTACTATTCTATGGATGATTATGAACACAATGCAGCTTCAATCCGAAAAGATCCTAAACTTCCTTTAATAAAGAATCACAATAAAGGCACAAGGTTTTGTCCTGGTGAAGAGTTGAACAATTGTAACCAGTATAGAGTTTCAGGAGGATCACAGAATCCTTCACCTAGTAAAGGTAAGATGATGATGGAAAACCGAAAACTGACACGGAACAGGTCATTGATCGATACGCGGAGCCAATTGCTACACAAATCACTTGTTGATGAGTTGAACAAAAGGAGGCAATTCAAGACAGTTGGTTCTGTGGAGAATATTGGATTTCAGTCACCTTATGATGATTCTACAAAATAG
- the LOC123921143 gene encoding transcription repressor OFP3-like has translation MGNNKFKFSDMIPNAWFYKLKDMSKSSRKRNGSQSHHVMKNKVMTSPTTSQRSQQYSRYSSHHFSNEQTKAYNKILNSPIHTKDLNLPFNDSPRKSSKRKTRRKTIYKPSQHDDDDLSSIENSSSESYHNQCVSSESEFCDSFSVPDLLNCSCRVSSSTNDIIIDMNNESFQGNSKYLDGFDAFSQHGLAPILTKQVKFDDKIESRSSTESEENINRTQRRRKKSQIGKKGSPNSQGIKLRVNSPKLVNKKIQAYGRKSVSSSLSSGSKVSRNDGGFVDGFAVVKSSIDPISDFKESMVEMIVENNIRGSKDLENLLACYLSLNSSEYHDVIVKAFEQIWYDMAQLRM, from the coding sequence ATGGGAAACAATAAGTTCAAATTTTCAGATATGATACCAAATGCATGGTTTTACAAGCTTAAAGATATGAGCAAATCATCAAGGAAAAGAAATGGTTCACAATCTCATCATGTTATGAAGAACAAAGTAATGACTTCACCAACAACATCTCAAAGGTCACAACAATATTCAAGGTATTCTTCACATCATTTCTCAAATGAACAAACAAAagcttataataaaatattgaacTCACCAATTCACACCAAAGATTTGAACCTTCCATTCAATGATTCACCAAGAAAGTCTTCAAAGAGAAAGACTAGAAGAAAAACTATTTACAAGCCTTCTcaacatgatgatgatgatttgtCTTCAATTGAAAATTCTTCTTCCGAGTCTTATCATAATCAATGTGTTTCTTCTGAATCTGAATTTTGTGATAGCTTTTCGGTTCCGGATTTGCTTAATTGTAGTTGTAGAGTTAGCTCTTCAACTAATGATATAATCATAGACATGAACAATGAATCTTTTCAAGGAAATTCTAAATATTTAGATGGTTTTGATGCATTTTCACAACATGGTTTAGCTCCAATATTGACAAAGCAAGTTAAGTTTGATGATAAGATCGAATCTCGAAGTTCAACCGAATCCGAAGAAAATATTAATAGAACTCAAAGAAGGAGGAAAAAAAGTCAAATAGGTAAAAAAGGTTCTCCAAATTCTCAAGGTATTAAGCTTAGAGTGAATTCTCCAAAActtgttaacaaaaaaattcaagcTTATGGAAGAAAGAgtgtttcatcatcattatcaagtggaAGCAAAGTTTCAAGGAATGATGGAGGGTTTGTAGATGGATTTGCAGTTGTTAAGTCTTCAATTGATCCAATAAGTGATTTTAAGGAATCAATGGTGGAAATGATTGTGGAGAATAATATAAGAGGATCAAAGGATTTGGAGAATTTACTTGCTTGTTATCTTTCTCTTAATTCAAGTGAATATCATGATGTTATTGTTAAAGCTTTTGAGCAAATTTGGTATGACATGGCTCAACTTAGAATGtaa